In a single window of the Lebetimonas sp. JH292 genome:
- a CDS encoding formate dehydrogenase subunit alpha yields MSSQEKLNVRVGRRAFLKMAALSGVAGATMLNAAPALRDASEEELKSPYPGSKKVKTVCTTCSVGCGIIAEVKNGVWVRQEVAQDHPISHGSHCCKGIDSIDVIRTEKRVKHPLKKVNGKWQRISWDQAVNEISEKMLNIRKESGPDAAMFLGSAKMGTEQAYYFRKFAAMWGTNNIDHQARIUHSATVAGVANTWGYGAMTNHLGDIQNSKAIIIFGANPAVNHPVGFKHILKAKERNNATLIVIDPRYTKTAAKADLYARVRPGTDIPFMYGMLHLIFKHGWQDESFIKDRVFGMEHVIEEAKKWTPERTADVTGVDVDTLIQITRAYVTSKPGTLIWAMGLTQHSIGSSNTRMAPILQLSLGNMGKFGGGCNILRGHDNVQGATDMCCLSHSLPGYYGLSEGSWKYFAHNWGVDFKWLQSRFDTPKMMHTKGFTLAKWWQGVLQEEKIYQKTPIRALWVQGNGITSIAQTAKVQQALDKLDLLVVAEPFANEAAVITNKKDNVYILPTASQFECEGSVTATNRTAQWRSKVVDPLYESKTDEEIMFTFAKKFGFYDEFVRGMMMGVKNGKAVKVKNSFKWPEDATREIARTIKTIGLTGWTPERLKRHQQNWHMFDEVTLKGIGPMKGEYYGLPWPCWTEYHPGSPVLYNIDIPVMEGGMGFRARFGTEYKGQNLLAGDHATIKGAKVKGGYPELTKENIEKVLGIRLSPREKAIMGKNWKVDLSGLIAKYALKAGVAPYGNAKARAYVWTFPDKIPMHREPLHTPRYDLAKKYPTYPDKKDHYRVDTKYISIQKTDWAKEFPIILTTGRLVMYSGAGLIERSSKYLTELVPEMFASINPELAYKYGIKDGDMIWVHSPEGTKIKVKARFTYAVAPDRIFLPYHFAGIMQGVDMSANYPEGTKPYAIGESANTVTNYGYDIVTQIPETKAGLVRIEKA; encoded by the coding sequence ATGAGCTCACAAGAAAAATTAAACGTTAGAGTGGGCAGAAGGGCGTTTTTAAAAATGGCTGCACTCTCTGGAGTTGCGGGTGCAACAATGCTAAACGCTGCACCGGCTCTTAGAGATGCAAGCGAAGAAGAATTAAAAAGCCCTTACCCAGGTAGTAAAAAAGTAAAAACTGTATGTACTACATGTTCAGTTGGGTGCGGAATTATAGCAGAAGTTAAAAACGGTGTATGGGTAAGACAGGAAGTTGCCCAAGACCATCCGATCAGTCACGGAAGCCACTGCTGTAAAGGTATTGATTCAATCGATGTTATCAGAACAGAAAAAAGAGTTAAACATCCGTTAAAAAAAGTTAACGGAAAATGGCAAAGAATCAGTTGGGATCAGGCTGTTAACGAAATTTCAGAAAAAATGTTAAATATCAGAAAAGAGAGTGGTCCTGATGCGGCAATGTTTTTAGGGTCTGCAAAAATGGGCACAGAGCAGGCTTATTATTTTAGAAAATTTGCCGCAATGTGGGGTACCAACAATATAGATCACCAAGCGCGGATATGACACAGCGCAACAGTCGCGGGGGTCGCGAACACATGGGGTTATGGCGCTATGACAAACCATTTGGGAGATATTCAAAATTCTAAAGCTATTATTATATTTGGTGCAAACCCGGCAGTAAACCATCCTGTAGGATTTAAACATATTTTAAAAGCAAAAGAAAGAAATAATGCTACTTTAATTGTTATAGATCCAAGATATACAAAAACTGCCGCAAAAGCAGATTTATATGCAAGGGTAAGACCTGGAACCGATATTCCGTTTATGTATGGAATGCTTCATTTAATATTTAAACACGGCTGGCAGGATGAATCATTTATTAAAGACAGAGTGTTTGGAATGGAACATGTTATAGAAGAAGCAAAAAAATGGACTCCTGAAAGAACTGCCGATGTAACAGGTGTTGATGTTGATACATTAATTCAAATTACAAGAGCGTACGTTACAAGTAAGCCTGGAACATTAATTTGGGCAATGGGTCTAACTCAGCATTCAATCGGTTCTTCTAATACAAGAATGGCTCCGATTTTACAGTTATCTTTAGGTAATATGGGTAAATTTGGTGGTGGATGTAACATTTTAAGAGGACACGATAATGTTCAGGGTGCAACAGATATGTGCTGTTTGTCACATTCATTACCGGGATATTACGGATTAAGTGAAGGAAGCTGGAAATATTTTGCACATAACTGGGGAGTTGATTTTAAATGGTTACAAAGCAGATTTGACACTCCAAAAATGATGCATACAAAAGGATTTACTCTTGCTAAATGGTGGCAAGGTGTATTACAGGAAGAAAAAATTTATCAAAAAACTCCAATCAGGGCTTTATGGGTTCAGGGTAACGGTATTACTTCTATTGCCCAGACAGCAAAAGTACAACAAGCTCTTGATAAATTGGATTTATTGGTTGTGGCCGAACCTTTTGCAAATGAGGCTGCTGTAATTACAAACAAAAAAGACAATGTTTATATTTTACCAACAGCGAGTCAGTTTGAATGTGAAGGTAGTGTTACCGCCACAAACAGAACAGCTCAGTGGAGAAGCAAAGTAGTAGATCCGCTTTATGAATCTAAAACCGATGAAGAAATTATGTTTACATTTGCTAAAAAATTCGGTTTCTATGATGAGTTTGTACGCGGTATGATGATGGGTGTAAAAAACGGCAAAGCCGTAAAAGTTAAAAATTCATTCAAATGGCCAGAAGATGCAACAAGAGAAATTGCAAGAACCATTAAAACTATCGGTTTAACCGGTTGGACACCTGAGAGACTTAAAAGACATCAGCAAAACTGGCATATGTTTGATGAGGTAACTCTTAAAGGTATTGGTCCGATGAAAGGCGAATATTACGGATTGCCATGGCCTTGTTGGACAGAATACCATCCAGGAAGCCCAGTTTTATATAACATTGATATTCCTGTAATGGAAGGCGGAATGGGATTCAGGGCAAGATTCGGAACTGAATATAAAGGTCAGAATTTATTGGCCGGAGATCATGCAACTATAAAAGGTGCAAAAGTAAAAGGCGGATATCCTGAACTTACAAAAGAAAATATTGAAAAAGTTCTCGGTATCAGATTATCACCGAGAGAAAAAGCTATTATGGGTAAAAACTGGAAAGTCGACTTAAGCGGACTAATTGCAAAATATGCTCTTAAAGCCGGAGTTGCACCATACGGTAACGCAAAAGCAAGAGCATATGTATGGACATTCCCTGATAAAATTCCAATGCACAGAGAGCCGCTTCATACACCAAGATATGATTTGGCTAAAAAATATCCTACATATCCTGATAAAAAAGACCATTACAGGGTTGATACTAAATATATTTCTATTCAAAAAACCGACTGGGCAAAAGAATTCCCAATTATTCTTACAACAGGAAGATTGGTAATGTACAGCGGTGCCGGACTTATAGAAAGAAGCAGTAAATATCTTACTGAACTTGTTCCTGAAATGTTTGCAAGTATCAATCCAGAACTTGCTTATAAATATGGAATTAAAGACGGAGATATGATTTGGGTTCACTCACCTGAGGGAACAAAAATCAAAGTTAAAGCAAGATTTACTTATGCAGTAGCACCGGACAGAATTTTCTTACCTTATCATTTTGCAGGAATTATGCAAGGTGTTGATATGAGCGCAAATTATCCGGAAGGTACAAAACCATATGCAATAGGCGAAAGTGCAAATACAGTAACTAACTATGGATACGACATTGTTACCCAAATTCCTGAAACAAAAGCGGGATTAGTCCGCATTGAAAAAGCATAA
- the fdh3B gene encoding formate dehydrogenase FDH3 subunit beta — protein MYEYARMKFYCDEDRCIECNACTIACAEAHELPVGIHRRKVVTLNEGIEGKEFSVSIACMHCTDAPCSQVCPVDCFYIREDGIVHHDKDKCIGCGYCLYACPFGAPQFPRDGAFGIRGVMDKCTMCAGGPAPTFSEKEYQLYGQNRIAEGKVPMCAAVCSTNALIVGDAESVSKIKRERDAAKGKGPMTPYGWDQAYK, from the coding sequence ATGTATGAATATGCAAGAATGAAATTTTATTGTGATGAAGACAGATGTATTGAATGTAATGCCTGCACAATAGCCTGTGCGGAAGCACATGAATTGCCTGTAGGCATTCACAGAAGAAAAGTGGTTACATTAAATGAAGGAATTGAAGGTAAAGAATTTTCAGTATCCATAGCCTGTATGCACTGTACCGACGCACCTTGTTCACAAGTTTGTCCGGTCGATTGTTTTTATATCAGAGAAGACGGAATAGTACATCATGACAAAGATAAATGTATAGGATGCGGATACTGCTTATACGCCTGTCCTTTTGGAGCTCCTCAGTTTCCAAGAGACGGAGCATTCGGAATTAGGGGAGTTATGGATAAATGTACAATGTGTGCAGGCGGTCCTGCTCCTACTTTTTCTGAAAAAGAGTATCAATTATATGGTCAAAACAGAATTGCAGAAGGAAAAGTACCTATGTGTGCTGCGGTATGTTCAACCAATGCATTAATTGTTGGGGATGCTGAAAGCGTTTCTAAAATAAAAAGAGAAAGAGACGCAGCTAAAGGTAAGGGGCCTATGACTCCATATGGATGGGATCAGGCGTATAAATAA
- a CDS encoding formate dehydrogenase subunit gamma, whose product MKKLPLFSVIGLCALYAGVVPLVEPSQAPEHPGSRLISPELIEAIPSWHKYGELFLYLQTHWSKILFLVVLIAVPAVFLLHYLIVGPKIFSHEGRKFLIFPTWQRIIHWIAALAFILLVPSGFLIIYAKFFGGGTPIRFMRYLHDIGAFLFALVVIPMTVMWFKEMLPRLWDIKWMMILGGYLVKRKQEIPASKFNAGQKMWYWLAMFGGMVMIITGVMMYFQDFDIALLRKLNLYQIDLLRLAVIIHLTLALFIVAFFFTHLYMSLFAIKGSIESMIDGCKSEDELKHLHSIYYKKIVKEGKDKELAEKCKD is encoded by the coding sequence ATGAAAAAATTACCGCTTTTTAGCGTAATAGGTTTATGTGCTTTATATGCTGGAGTTGTTCCTTTAGTGGAGCCAAGTCAGGCTCCCGAGCATCCTGGGAGTAGGTTAATTTCTCCTGAATTGATAGAAGCAATCCCTTCTTGGCATAAATACGGAGAATTGTTTTTATATTTACAGACACACTGGAGTAAAATTTTATTTTTAGTTGTTTTAATAGCGGTGCCTGCAGTTTTTTTGCTTCATTATTTAATTGTAGGCCCCAAAATTTTTTCCCATGAAGGAAGAAAATTTTTAATTTTTCCGACATGGCAGAGAATTATACATTGGATAGCTGCTTTGGCATTTATTTTATTGGTCCCTTCAGGCTTTTTAATTATTTATGCTAAATTTTTTGGAGGAGGTACTCCTATTAGATTTATGAGATATCTGCATGACATAGGGGCATTTTTATTTGCACTGGTTGTAATTCCTATGACTGTAATGTGGTTTAAAGAAATGCTTCCGAGACTTTGGGATATTAAATGGATGATGATACTTGGAGGTTATTTGGTTAAAAGAAAACAGGAAATCCCTGCTTCAAAATTTAATGCTGGTCAAAAAATGTGGTATTGGCTTGCTATGTTTGGCGGAATGGTTATGATTATAACAGGTGTAATGATGTATTTTCAGGATTTCGACATAGCCCTCCTTAGAAAACTGAATTTATATCAGATAGATTTGTTAAGATTAGCTGTTATTATTCATTTAACATTAGCATTATTTATTGTTGCATTCTTTTTTACTCATTTATATATGTCTCTTTTTGCCATTAAAGGTTCAATTGAGAGTATGATAGACGGTTGTAAAAGTGAAGATGAGCTTAAACATTTACATTCTATTTATTACAAAAAAATTGTTAAAGAAGGCAAAGACAAAGAACTTGCCGAAAAATGCAAAGATTAA
- the wtpA gene encoding tungstate ABC transporter substrate-binding protein WtpA encodes MKKFALIFSVIVLFAFGKKIVVFHAGSLSVPFSQIEQKFEKKYPQYDVIREAAGSRACARKITDLHKKADVMASADYKVIDNLLRPKYTKFNALFATNEMIIAYTPHSKYADKINSNNWMDILLKPGVKVGHSNPNLDPCGYRAMIVAKLAGIYYKRPKFFDKLFGYGDSYENGEENRNKVIVRPKETDLLGLLEAGAFDYLFIYKSVAMQHHLKFITLPPQINLGDKKYASFYKKASFKVTGKKPGTYIVKKGAPMVYGITVVENKKEGLPPHEKGAVLFVKYVLSPEGQAIMKKNGQGVINPPIIEGDDSILKKY; translated from the coding sequence ATGAAAAAATTTGCTTTAATTTTCAGTGTTATCGTTTTATTTGCCTTTGGTAAAAAAATAGTTGTATTCCATGCCGGAAGTTTAAGTGTCCCGTTTTCACAGATTGAACAAAAGTTTGAGAAAAAATATCCTCAATATGATGTAATTAGAGAAGCTGCCGGAAGCAGGGCGTGTGCCCGAAAAATTACTGATTTACATAAAAAAGCCGATGTAATGGCGAGTGCGGATTATAAAGTGATAGATAATTTATTAAGACCAAAATATACAAAATTTAATGCTTTGTTTGCAACAAATGAGATGATTATAGCCTATACGCCGCATTCAAAATATGCTGATAAAATAAATTCAAATAATTGGATGGATATTTTATTAAAACCTGGAGTAAAAGTCGGGCATTCCAATCCTAATTTAGACCCGTGTGGATATAGAGCAATGATTGTAGCAAAACTTGCCGGAATTTACTATAAAAGACCAAAATTTTTTGATAAGTTATTCGGTTATGGAGACAGTTATGAAAACGGTGAGGAAAACAGAAATAAAGTAATTGTCAGACCAAAAGAGACAGATTTGTTAGGTTTGCTTGAAGCTGGAGCGTTTGATTATCTGTTTATTTATAAATCTGTTGCAATGCAGCATCATTTAAAATTTATTACTTTGCCTCCTCAAATTAATTTAGGTGATAAAAAATATGCATCTTTTTATAAAAAAGCGAGTTTTAAAGTTACAGGTAAAAAACCGGGAACTTATATTGTAAAAAAAGGCGCTCCTATGGTTTACGGAATAACAGTTGTGGAAAATAAAAAAGAAGGACTTCCTCCTCATGAAAAAGGTGCTGTTTTATTTGTCAAATATGTTCTTTCTCCCGAAGGTCAGGCAATAATGAAAAAAAACGGCCAGGGTGTAATAAATCCTCCGATAATTGAAGGCGATGACAGTATATTAAAAAAATATTAA
- the modA gene encoding molybdate ABC transporter substrate-binding protein — protein MKKILFIFLVLVTEIFSADIKHIKICAGAGLIKPINEIMKNFENENNAVIDIHYGGSGELFSILQTNGCDVFIPGAYYYTKEALNKNLVDKKSIKIITKHIPVLVVQKGNPKNIHTLKDLTRPDIKIILGDPRATAIGKVSIKILKKNNLYKNVKKNIAMYAGTVNQLLIYMVMGQADAAIMWEDMVSWAKQKGKLEVIKIPENENIIKTIPTAVGTICKNKKLANKFNNYLSSGKSKQIWKKWGFEI, from the coding sequence ATGAAAAAGATTTTATTTATATTTTTAGTTTTAGTAACCGAAATATTTTCAGCTGATATTAAACATATAAAAATTTGCGCGGGAGCGGGGCTTATAAAGCCGATAAATGAAATAATGAAAAATTTTGAAAATGAAAATAATGCAGTAATAGATATTCATTACGGAGGTTCGGGAGAACTTTTTTCAATTTTACAGACTAACGGCTGCGATGTGTTTATTCCTGGCGCTTATTATTATACAAAAGAAGCTTTAAATAAAAATTTAGTTGATAAAAAAAGCATTAAAATAATAACAAAACATATTCCTGTATTGGTTGTTCAAAAAGGAAATCCAAAAAATATTCATACCCTTAAAGATTTAACTCGTCCTGATATTAAAATAATTTTAGGTGACCCGAGGGCTACGGCTATAGGAAAAGTCAGTATAAAAATTTTAAAAAAGAATAATCTTTATAAAAATGTCAAAAAAAATATTGCTATGTATGCTGGGACCGTTAATCAATTGCTTATATATATGGTAATGGGACAGGCTGACGCTGCAATAATGTGGGAAGATATGGTTTCCTGGGCAAAACAGAAAGGGAAATTGGAAGTTATTAAAATTCCTGAAAATGAAAATATAATTAAAACAATACCTACTGCGGTTGGAACAATTTGTAAAAATAAAAAACTTGCCAATAAATTTAATAATTATCTCTCTTCTGGTAAATCAAAACAAATTTGGAAAAAATGGGGATTTGAAATATGA
- a CDS encoding ABC transporter permease: MKIFSFKTISISMSLLITFLLLIAVLSLFFVPKIGDIINALRSGEMIYSIKLSLITSLLSTFFVLIFSVPIAYALSRYDFFGKSILKTIINLPMAFPELVLGLSLLLLFSKTFVGDFFDELGIQIVFTKAGIVVAQFFTALPYGIRIIYSSFESVNKRYEYVSRSLGYGEFETFKNVLVPLIRNGIYASAIITFARSMGAFGAVLILAGGSYMKTEILPITLFLNISYGNMGMAITSGIVLIVISFVAILSVEYMEGKENVFKD; the protein is encoded by the coding sequence ATGAAAATATTCAGTTTTAAAACAATTAGCATAAGTATGTCTTTATTGATTACTTTTTTGCTTTTGATTGCTGTTTTGAGCCTGTTTTTTGTTCCTAAAATCGGAGACATCATCAATGCTTTGCGTTCTGGGGAAATGATTTATTCTATTAAATTATCTCTTATAACGTCTCTTTTATCAACTTTTTTTGTTTTGATTTTTTCTGTTCCTATCGCTTACGCTTTGTCAAGATATGATTTTTTTGGCAAATCTATTTTAAAGACAATAATAAATTTACCGATGGCTTTCCCCGAACTTGTATTGGGACTCTCTTTACTTTTACTTTTCAGCAAAACGTTTGTCGGAGATTTTTTTGATGAATTGGGGATTCAGATTGTTTTTACAAAAGCGGGCATTGTAGTAGCGCAATTTTTTACCGCTTTGCCTTACGGAATCAGAATTATTTATTCATCGTTTGAAAGTGTTAACAAAAGATATGAATATGTTTCAAGAAGTCTGGGATATGGTGAATTTGAAACATTTAAAAATGTATTGGTCCCTTTGATAAGAAACGGGATATACGCTTCGGCAATTATAACTTTTGCAAGATCAATGGGGGCATTTGGAGCGGTTTTGATTTTAGCGGGGGGTTCTTATATGAAAACGGAAATACTTCCTATAACGCTGTTTTTAAATATTTCTTATGGAAATATGGGAATGGCTATTACCAGCGGTATCGTGCTTATTGTTATTTCATTTGTTGCAATATTGTCCGTTGAATATATGGAAGGAAAAGAAAATGTTTTTAAAGATTGA
- a CDS encoding ABC transporter ATP-binding protein — protein sequence MFLKIENINITLGKFTLTNVDFGIKKGEYVTIIGPSGSGKSILLETVAGFYKPKSGKVYLNDEDITDKPIESRNISIVYQDYVLFPHMNVYENIMYGLKKHNKNKTQNDKDINEISKILKIDHLLKRKPLTLSGGEMQRVSIARALIVKPQLLLMDEAFSALDYKIKKEMRQLLKEAAKKYNTTVLHVTHDFEDVWTLADKTVLMRFGEVLQVGTPEEMFSKPKNRKVADFVGTNILNAKVIDKEDNLSVLEIDGFKLYSIDDADIGENVKISIRPEDIIVSKSGCEKESAKNCIYGFIEKLEKKGFLVDLIVDVNDIKFAVLITLNSYEKLNLQEKTNVYLIFKASNVHIF from the coding sequence ATGTTTTTAAAGATTGAAAATATAAATATAACTTTAGGAAAATTTACTTTAACAAACGTTGATTTCGGCATAAAAAAAGGGGAATATGTAACAATAATAGGGCCAAGCGGAAGCGGTAAATCCATTTTGCTTGAAACAGTTGCGGGATTTTATAAGCCTAAAAGCGGAAAAGTATATTTGAATGATGAAGATATAACGGATAAACCGATTGAATCCAGAAACATCAGTATAGTTTATCAGGATTATGTTCTTTTTCCCCATATGAATGTATACGAAAATATAATGTACGGATTGAAAAAACACAATAAAAATAAAACACAAAACGATAAAGATATTAATGAAATAAGCAAAATTTTAAAAATAGACCATTTATTAAAAAGAAAACCTTTAACACTTAGCGGGGGAGAGATGCAAAGGGTAAGTATAGCAAGAGCTTTAATAGTAAAACCACAGCTTCTTTTAATGGATGAGGCTTTCAGCGCTCTCGATTATAAAATTAAAAAAGAAATGAGACAGTTGCTTAAAGAGGCGGCTAAAAAATATAATACCACCGTATTGCATGTAACCCATGATTTTGAAGATGTATGGACACTGGCTGATAAAACGGTATTGATGAGATTTGGAGAAGTGTTACAGGTTGGTACTCCCGAAGAAATGTTTTCAAAACCGAAAAACAGAAAAGTTGCCGATTTTGTAGGAACAAATATTTTAAATGCCAAAGTTATTGATAAAGAAGATAATTTGAGCGTATTAGAAATAGACGGATTCAAGCTGTATTCCATAGATGATGCAGATATAGGGGAAAATGTAAAAATTTCTATTCGTCCGGAAGATATCATAGTATCCAAATCCGGCTGTGAAAAAGAATCCGCAAAAAACTGTATTTACGGATTTATTGAAAAGTTAGAAAAAAAAGGTTTTTTAGTGGATTTAATAGTTGATGTAAATGATATAAAATTTGCTGTGCTTATTACATTAAATTCATATGAGAAATTGAATTTACAAGAAAAAACAAACGTATATTTAATTTTTAAAGCATCAAATGTGCATATATTTTAA
- a CDS encoding ATP-binding cassette domain-containing protein, giving the protein MLKVENLFLKKGDFILNQVSFDVNNKEYVVMLGKTGSGKTLLLESIAGFHRIEGKIYFEGRDITNFPPEKRNFGFLYQDFQLFKNLNVEKNIRFSEKFKGKDNKLFNDLINFLNLKHLLKRKIVNLSGGEKQRIALARAIYSRPKILLLDEPLSAIDPTLRNEIMKNLKQLPNRYNISVIHVTHNFREASYLADKIGIILKGKLLQFDESKKVLNSPDSLEVAKFLGFKNIFELSLLGFENSHKYFSIDPNLI; this is encoded by the coding sequence ATGCTTAAGGTTGAAAATCTTTTTTTAAAAAAAGGCGATTTTATTTTAAATCAGGTTTCTTTTGATGTAAATAATAAAGAATATGTTGTTATGCTTGGAAAAACAGGAAGCGGGAAAACCCTGCTTCTTGAATCCATCGCCGGTTTTCACAGAATTGAGGGAAAAATTTATTTTGAAGGCAGGGATATTACGAATTTTCCTCCTGAAAAAAGAAATTTCGGGTTTTTATATCAGGATTTTCAGCTTTTTAAAAATTTAAATGTTGAAAAAAATATCCGTTTTTCTGAAAAATTTAAAGGAAAAGACAATAAACTGTTTAATGATTTAATTAATTTTTTAAATTTAAAGCACCTTTTAAAAAGAAAAATTGTAAATTTAAGCGGAGGTGAAAAACAGAGAATTGCACTTGCAAGGGCAATATATTCAAGGCCTAAAATACTGCTTCTGGACGAACCTTTGAGTGCGATTGACCCGACTTTAAGAAATGAAATAATGAAAAATTTAAAACAGCTGCCAAATAGATACAATATTTCTGTAATTCATGTAACGCATAATTTCAGGGAAGCTTCTTATTTAGCCGATAAAATAGGAATAATTTTAAAAGGGAAACTTTTGCAGTTTGATGAGAGTAAAAAAGTTTTAAATTCTCCCGATTCTTTGGAAGTTGCCAAATTTCTCGGATTTAAAAATATTTTTGAGCTGTCTTTATTAGGTTTTGAGAATTCTCATAAATATTTTTCGATTGACCCTAATTTAATTTAA
- a CDS encoding ABC transporter permease, which yields MKKVFIFLSLIILLFLTLPLCKLIFGISLAGYIQTINDKEVINSIFLTMKVSFFSTLFVFFTGVPLAYLIARNSFFGKSVLESVIDIPTMVPHTAAGIALLMTFGTRNIENFLDKLGLGFVDSTTGIMAAMMFLSSPYLINSAKEGFKNIDPKIENVSRSLGASFFYTFYKIVLPLAKKDLINGMLLMWARGLGEFGAVVIIAYHPMVAPVLIYDRFINFGLNYSAPVAALMIIVSIVIFSVIRYLNNKLYFYVIIT from the coding sequence ATGAAAAAAGTTTTTATATTTTTAAGTCTTATTATATTACTCTTTTTAACGCTTCCTTTATGTAAATTAATCTTTGGTATTTCTTTAGCCGGGTATATTCAAACAATTAACGATAAAGAAGTGATAAATTCTATTTTTTTAACAATGAAAGTTTCATTTTTTTCCACACTTTTTGTGTTTTTTACAGGGGTGCCTTTAGCTTATCTGATTGCAAGAAACAGTTTTTTTGGAAAAAGTGTGCTTGAGAGTGTTATAGACATTCCGACAATGGTGCCGCATACCGCTGCCGGTATTGCACTGCTTATGACGTTTGGGACAAGAAATATTGAAAATTTTTTGGATAAACTGGGGCTCGGTTTTGTCGATTCCACTACGGGTATAATGGCCGCTATGATGTTTTTATCATCACCGTATCTGATTAATTCTGCAAAAGAGGGGTTTAAAAATATTGACCCTAAAATAGAAAATGTGTCCCGCTCTCTTGGAGCCTCTTTTTTTTATACATTTTATAAAATAGTTTTGCCTCTGGCTAAAAAGGATTTAATTAACGGAATGCTTTTGATGTGGGCGAGGGGGCTTGGAGAATTCGGTGCTGTTGTTATTATTGCATATCATCCGATGGTGGCGCCTGTTTTGATATATGACAGGTTTATAAATTTCGGACTGAATTATTCAGCGCCTGTTGCCGCATTAATGATTATAGTTTCAATTGTTATTTTTTCAGTTATAAGATATCTGAATAACAAGTTATATTTTTATGTTATAATTACATAA